In one window of Cytophagaceae bacterium ABcell3 DNA:
- the nrfH gene encoding cytochrome c nitrite reductase small subunit: MGIKRFFDFFKPPRFWRIYVNSLLAVFVGVVALLFYISNAASYMSDAPETCINCHLMAPHYATWQHSSHREWTNCNDCHVPHDNIFSHYYFKAQDGLGHATVFTLRNEPQVIQIKEAGIRVVQENCIRCHSDLNEHVNLTEVTREKNLHGEGKLCWDCHREVPHGRVKGSSSTPDAQVPLLGSPVPEWLRKLRTRRQNPQNR, translated from the coding sequence ATGGGCATAAAAAGATTTTTCGATTTTTTTAAACCTCCAAGGTTCTGGAGAATATATGTCAATTCACTTCTTGCGGTATTTGTTGGTGTGGTAGCACTACTATTCTACATATCTAATGCTGCCTCCTACATGTCAGACGCTCCTGAGACCTGTATAAACTGTCACCTAATGGCACCGCATTATGCAACGTGGCAACATAGCTCTCACCGAGAATGGACAAATTGCAACGACTGCCATGTACCCCATGACAATATATTTAGCCACTACTATTTTAAAGCCCAAGACGGACTTGGCCATGCAACCGTTTTTACTTTAAGGAATGAACCACAAGTAATCCAAATAAAAGAAGCAGGCATAAGGGTGGTACAAGAGAATTGTATAAGATGCCATTCTGACCTTAATGAACATGTAAACTTGACAGAAGTGACCCGCGAAAAAAATTTACACGGCGAGGGCAAGTTATGTTGGGACTGTCACAGAGAAGTGCCTCACGGAAGGGTAAAAGGCTCTTCCTCTACACCTGATGCCCAAGTACCACTGCTGGGAAGCCCTGTGCCAGAATGGTTAAGAAAATTAAGAACAAGAAGACAAAACCCACAAAATCGTTAA
- the nrfA gene encoding ammonia-forming cytochrome c nitrite reductase, whose protein sequence is MEQLRSIIRRKPWVGAVLFIVTAVLVFALGLLAANIMERRTETLYLEQRRINIEQLEPRNEIWGIAYPRQYQSYQQTKDTSFVSRYNGARNFDMLERYPNLVVLWAGYAFATDYTQPRGHYYANDDVTETLRTGTPVEDDDGPQPATCWTCKSADVPRMMNKLGVEEFYDGTWGEKGPHMVANAIGCVDCHDEETMSLKITRPALIEAFERRGEDITQASHQEMRSLVCAQCHVEYYFDKERFEEGVPYLTFPWDNGLNIEDIEAYFDSIGFTDWTHELSRAPMIKAQHPDYELYTAGIHAKRGVTCADCHMPYRSEGGVKFTDHKIQSPLNNVSASCQVCHRQSEKELISNVYSNQDKVMEVRLIAEDLLAKLHIEAKFAWDLGASKEQMEDILQDIRHAQWRWDFSAASHGASAHAPTETLRLLGTSIDLSHTARNKLARLVAELGHRGPIPVPDISTKEKAQQYIGIPIEKLENEKEEWLETVVPQWIRKAQERQAQWPQYKATDRRPSFVDD, encoded by the coding sequence ATGGAACAACTTAGAAGCATAATCAGGAGAAAACCCTGGGTTGGAGCCGTACTTTTTATAGTAACCGCTGTATTGGTTTTTGCTTTAGGCTTACTAGCCGCAAATATCATGGAAAGAAGGACAGAAACACTGTATCTTGAACAGCGGCGCATCAACATTGAGCAACTCGAACCCCGCAATGAAATCTGGGGTATTGCCTACCCACGCCAATATCAGTCCTACCAGCAAACAAAAGACACTTCTTTTGTAAGCCGATACAATGGTGCCAGAAATTTTGATATGCTCGAGCGCTACCCAAACTTGGTAGTACTATGGGCTGGATACGCCTTTGCTACGGATTATACACAACCAAGGGGTCACTATTATGCTAACGATGATGTAACCGAAACCCTCAGGACAGGCACTCCGGTAGAGGATGATGACGGCCCGCAACCTGCAACATGCTGGACCTGCAAAAGTGCGGATGTCCCTCGTATGATGAACAAATTAGGCGTAGAAGAATTTTATGACGGAACTTGGGGAGAAAAAGGGCCACACATGGTCGCTAACGCAATTGGCTGTGTAGATTGCCATGATGAAGAAACTATGAGCCTAAAAATTACTCGGCCTGCGCTTATTGAAGCCTTTGAAAGAAGAGGGGAGGATATTACACAAGCCTCTCACCAGGAAATGAGGTCATTGGTATGTGCACAGTGTCATGTAGAGTATTATTTTGACAAAGAAAGATTTGAAGAAGGGGTTCCTTATTTAACCTTCCCATGGGACAATGGCCTTAATATTGAAGATATAGAAGCTTACTTTGACAGTATTGGCTTTACGGATTGGACACATGAGCTAAGCCGTGCACCGATGATTAAAGCGCAGCACCCAGACTATGAGCTATACACGGCTGGCATTCATGCCAAAAGGGGCGTTACATGTGCGGATTGCCATATGCCATACCGTAGTGAAGGCGGTGTCAAGTTTACCGATCATAAAATCCAGAGCCCGCTAAACAATGTCTCTGCGTCTTGCCAGGTTTGCCATAGGCAAAGCGAAAAAGAACTTATAAGCAATGTGTACAGCAACCAAGACAAAGTCATGGAGGTAAGGCTCATTGCAGAAGACCTATTAGCAAAATTACATATTGAAGCAAAATTTGCATGGGACCTCGGCGCAAGCAAAGAACAAATGGAGGATATTCTTCAAGATATACGTCATGCACAATGGCGATGGGACTTTTCAGCAGCCAGCCATGGCGCGTCCGCTCACGCACCTACGGAAACACTAAGGCTCCTTGGCACATCTATAGATTTATCACATACCGCCAGAAATAAACTAGCAAGGTTGGTCGCTGAGTTAGGACACCGGGGGCCGATACCGGTACCTGACATATCTACTAAAGAAAAAGCCCAACAGTATATTGGCATCCCTATAGAAAAACTAGAAAACGAAAAAGAGGAGTGGCTAGAAACCGTAGTTCCTCAATGGATCAGGAAAGCACAAGAAAGACAAGCCCAATGGCCACAGTATAAAGCTACAGACAGGAGGCCAAGTTTTGTAGATGATTAA
- a CDS encoding M20 family peptidase codes for MTKYFVYTSLTTLVSLLAILLVITYTSPSRQVSGYAVSNIGLTKGFEKRLSDAIKIRTVTRVKQTEADTASFVELRSFLERNFPLVHKHLYREQINDLSLLYTWQGTDTLSAPILLMAHMDIVPADDSLQWKHHPFEGKISEGYIYGRGTLDIKSGILGILEAVELLLKEGEKPKQTIYLAFGHDEESGIGSGAKAIAQTLEKRNIKLAHVLDEGGVVLKNALPGLNKPVALIGVAEKGAMNVEIVSKGIGGHASMPPAESSVTRLSDAIQKIKNNPFPPALSGATGAMFDYTAPEMDFPYNIIFTNKWLTGPLIKNMMSKKHTTNASIRTTVAVTMLESSSKENVLPSEARAIANLRLLPGTSPTDALEYLSNVIDDTLTEVKIWGTSSSPLDISDTAAPEFRHIRKTVSSVFPEAITAPFLLIALTDSRHFEALTNNIYRFHPAVYEEPEDLSMLHGRDEKISVKNYSQVIKFYYTLIKNSQHMH; via the coding sequence TTGACGAAGTACTTTGTATATACTAGCTTAACTACCCTTGTATCCTTATTAGCAATATTGCTGGTCATCACCTACACATCTCCGAGCAGGCAAGTTTCAGGATATGCAGTAAGCAACATCGGCTTAACCAAAGGCTTTGAGAAAAGGCTTTCTGATGCAATTAAGATAAGAACAGTTACCCGCGTCAAACAAACAGAAGCAGATACTGCATCATTTGTTGAACTAAGATCTTTTCTGGAAAGGAATTTCCCTTTAGTGCATAAACACCTATACCGCGAACAGATAAACGACCTTTCTTTACTTTATACATGGCAGGGAACAGATACCCTTTCAGCACCCATTCTCCTTATGGCACATATGGATATAGTGCCTGCAGATGACAGCCTCCAATGGAAACACCACCCATTTGAAGGTAAAATTTCCGAAGGCTATATCTACGGAAGAGGAACATTAGACATCAAAAGTGGTATTTTAGGTATTCTTGAAGCTGTAGAGCTGTTGCTAAAAGAAGGGGAAAAGCCTAAGCAAACCATTTATTTGGCTTTTGGCCATGATGAAGAAAGCGGGATAGGTTCTGGGGCAAAAGCTATAGCCCAAACATTAGAAAAAAGAAACATAAAACTCGCTCATGTACTAGATGAAGGTGGGGTAGTTTTGAAAAACGCTCTTCCTGGCTTGAACAAACCGGTAGCCTTGATAGGCGTCGCAGAAAAAGGAGCCATGAATGTAGAAATTGTATCAAAAGGCATAGGTGGGCATGCCTCAATGCCTCCGGCGGAAAGCTCCGTTACACGGTTGTCTGACGCCATTCAGAAAATAAAAAACAACCCTTTCCCTCCGGCATTGTCGGGTGCCACTGGCGCAATGTTTGACTATACTGCCCCCGAAATGGACTTTCCTTATAATATCATTTTCACCAACAAATGGCTAACCGGACCACTCATCAAAAATATGATGTCCAAAAAACACACAACAAATGCAAGTATACGAACAACAGTAGCTGTTACCATGCTAGAAAGTAGCAGCAAAGAAAATGTCCTTCCTTCTGAAGCAAGAGCCATAGCCAACCTAAGACTATTGCCTGGCACAAGCCCAACAGATGCGCTTGAATACCTTTCTAATGTAATAGATGATACACTAACAGAAGTAAAAATATGGGGCACTAGTTCTAGCCCCTTGGACATTTCCGATACTGCCGCACCTGAATTTAGACACATTCGCAAAACAGTATCCTCAGTTTTTCCAGAAGCTATAACCGCACCATTTCTCTTAATTGCGCTTACAGACTCAAGACATTTTGAAGCATTAACAAATAATATATATAGGTTTCACCCTGCGGTATATGAAGAACCTGAAGACTTGTCGATGCTACATGGGAGAGACGAAAAAATATCTGTAAAGAACTACAGCCAAGTGATAAAATTTTATTACACCCTAATCAAAAATAGCCAACATATGCATTAA
- a CDS encoding glycoside hydrolase family 9 protein, which translates to MRKLLIVLLIALGMPDDLLAQAFDAGDYQKSLWMTTRFYGAQRSGYDNWTLYNHLPDGVPEMYRGTAFIEDAHSDGTDLVGGWHDCGDHVKFGQTQFFSAYMLLKGYSEFKAGYDDYYSYSYDGYKVSDEWHFEGSGHDPNCIPDVLDEVKHATDYFLKTIPDPNNFYFQVGVGGCPGDHCRRETATLMQTNDPDNGGQPRPAFKNPNDASMASFCGATLALMSRMYRQFDEDYADQCLQHALYAYEYASENPGTVGSEGGGHYPANEDWRDDYVTMCAELYWATGDEAFRDEAIAMEGEVTFNEGWSFDYSNNGEIAIYNLALLGSEDARTRFNNRVTSHFIGQRNADGLYNGGGDWGMLRYNGNAAFMIGLYSVLNDDDSNINYIFNDIDYIMGNNSLNLSFISGFAPAGGGYSFVQQPHHRNAFLNDENRPGTDNTLEIPEKNRQFGALVGGNRDPNQYQDVWNDYVNTEICIDYNAGLVGALGYINSLIAPVDTTKFCGNYTCESPDLGKDISICEGIELPVTLDANTTQPSDVTFVWYKDGEAIAGQDGPVCEDCGTEPATYVVVRDSAEVCSKSDTLIIRDDIPNPDLGDERVICTPASHDLAPLNPDDFPEETTWQWAKTPEDDLEFDDLENETDQTLEGVSSKGIYRLTATLGECSSYGTVEVTSDLPTPVDACIPEPGEVTLSIAEPGLNGENYNWYTSPEGGTAVCENTTSCTFEAEEETTLYVQDMSSVSGTVGPDETFGTSGNWGCTSQHSLVFNATTNFTLHSFMLRGEYNNSPANVSVEILNSAGAVMAEFTTDNTPAYTGSGLREFVFNDGDGVLIDVEDWGNTLSIRLSNCSEVQPLFTTGGANFPYTSEGNIVTITEAINNGTPNDNDYMFFHNWEISTGTSCDRLPVTASIGDCPDDLPVGFIYVNAEALGNAVNVQWGTSFERNHHYYEVQRSSDNEDYQTIGTVYGAGNTDSQKSYSFRDEDPHWGRSYYRIANIDVDGSVQYSKIVTVNKELKAVKVHPNPSAGLYTVMAKGNKISTITVSDLSGKVMYTVHPNEASFTVDVQDIPAGVYLMKVSYGGLQEVVKVVKQ; encoded by the coding sequence ATGAGAAAACTGTTGATAGTTCTTTTGATAGCGCTCGGTATGCCAGATGATTTACTGGCCCAAGCCTTCGATGCCGGAGACTACCAGAAATCACTATGGATGACGACGAGATTTTATGGTGCACAAAGGTCTGGGTACGATAATTGGACACTTTACAATCACCTTCCTGACGGCGTTCCTGAGATGTACAGAGGTACAGCATTTATAGAAGACGCCCATTCCGATGGTACAGACCTGGTAGGGGGATGGCATGACTGTGGCGACCATGTTAAATTCGGGCAGACCCAGTTTTTCTCTGCATATATGCTATTAAAAGGGTATTCAGAATTTAAAGCGGGGTATGATGATTATTACTCCTACTCCTATGATGGCTACAAAGTGTCAGATGAATGGCACTTTGAAGGCAGTGGACATGATCCAAACTGTATACCAGATGTGCTGGATGAGGTAAAGCATGCCACGGATTATTTTTTGAAAACCATTCCTGACCCCAATAACTTTTATTTCCAAGTTGGTGTAGGCGGTTGCCCGGGAGACCACTGCCGAAGAGAAACCGCAACCTTGATGCAAACCAATGACCCTGACAATGGAGGCCAACCTCGTCCAGCATTCAAAAATCCTAATGACGCATCTATGGCTTCATTTTGCGGAGCCACATTGGCACTTATGTCTCGCATGTATAGACAGTTTGACGAAGACTATGCTGACCAGTGCCTTCAACATGCACTTTATGCCTATGAATATGCAAGCGAAAACCCCGGCACAGTAGGTTCTGAAGGTGGAGGTCATTACCCTGCCAACGAAGACTGGAGAGACGACTATGTAACAATGTGTGCTGAACTTTATTGGGCTACTGGAGATGAGGCGTTTAGAGATGAGGCTATTGCAATGGAAGGGGAAGTTACCTTTAATGAAGGCTGGAGCTTTGACTACTCTAATAATGGGGAAATTGCCATTTATAACCTTGCCTTGCTAGGAAGCGAAGATGCCAGAACCCGGTTCAACAATAGGGTCACGAGCCACTTTATTGGTCAAAGAAATGCAGATGGGTTGTATAATGGCGGTGGCGATTGGGGCATGTTAAGGTACAATGGCAATGCCGCTTTTATGATAGGCTTATACTCCGTCTTAAACGATGATGACTCAAACATTAACTACATCTTTAATGATATAGATTATATAATGGGGAACAATTCCTTAAATTTATCCTTCATCTCAGGATTCGCCCCTGCAGGTGGCGGGTACTCTTTTGTTCAACAGCCCCATCATAGAAATGCTTTTCTAAATGACGAGAACCGTCCTGGAACTGATAATACTTTGGAAATCCCAGAAAAAAACAGGCAATTTGGTGCTTTGGTTGGAGGCAATAGAGACCCAAACCAGTACCAAGATGTCTGGAATGACTATGTAAACACAGAAATCTGTATTGATTATAACGCTGGTTTGGTAGGCGCTCTTGGGTATATCAACTCCCTAATTGCCCCTGTTGATACCACCAAGTTCTGTGGCAATTATACTTGCGAGTCTCCTGACCTTGGTAAAGATATTTCAATATGTGAAGGCATTGAGCTGCCTGTTACCCTCGATGCAAATACAACTCAACCTTCCGACGTAACATTTGTCTGGTACAAAGACGGAGAAGCAATTGCGGGTCAAGATGGGCCGGTTTGCGAAGATTGTGGCACGGAGCCAGCAACATATGTAGTTGTAAGAGACTCTGCGGAAGTGTGTAGCAAAAGCGATACTTTAATTATAAGGGATGACATTCCAAACCCTGACTTAGGCGACGAAAGAGTAATATGCACCCCCGCGTCACATGATCTAGCACCATTAAACCCAGATGATTTCCCAGAAGAAACAACTTGGCAGTGGGCAAAAACACCGGAAGATGATTTGGAATTTGACGACTTAGAAAATGAGACAGACCAAACCTTAGAAGGGGTGTCCTCCAAAGGTATATATCGATTAACGGCAACATTAGGAGAGTGCTCCTCTTATGGTACTGTTGAAGTAACATCCGATTTGCCAACACCTGTTGATGCTTGTATTCCAGAACCGGGAGAAGTTACACTCTCCATTGCAGAACCTGGCCTAAACGGTGAAAACTACAACTGGTACACTTCACCCGAAGGAGGTACTGCCGTATGTGAAAACACTACCAGTTGCACCTTTGAGGCAGAAGAAGAAACCACTTTATATGTTCAAGACATGAGTTCTGTAAGTGGCACGGTAGGCCCTGATGAAACTTTCGGCACGTCAGGAAACTGGGGGTGTACCAGTCAACACAGCTTAGTATTTAACGCTACCACCAATTTCACCCTACACTCCTTTATGTTAAGGGGCGAGTACAACAATTCTCCGGCGAATGTAAGTGTGGAGATTTTAAACAGTGCTGGAGCTGTTATGGCTGAATTTACAACAGACAACACCCCTGCGTATACAGGTTCAGGCCTGAGAGAGTTTGTCTTTAATGATGGTGATGGCGTGTTAATAGATGTAGAGGATTGGGGAAATACATTAAGCATAAGGTTAAGCAACTGTAGCGAGGTTCAACCATTATTTACTACAGGAGGAGCCAACTTTCCATATACATCCGAGGGTAATATTGTAACAATCACTGAGGCTATAAATAACGGAACTCCCAACGATAACGATTATATGTTCTTTCACAATTGGGAGATTTCTACAGGCACAAGCTGTGATCGACTTCCTGTTACTGCCAGTATAGGAGACTGTCCTGACGACCTTCCAGTTGGTTTTATTTATGTAAACGCTGAAGCACTTGGAAATGCAGTAAACGTTCAATGGGGAACCTCCTTTGAAAGAAACCACCACTATTATGAAGTTCAAAGGTCTAGCGACAATGAGGACTATCAAACCATAGGTACTGTATATGGAGCTGGCAACACAGACTCCCAAAAGAGCTATTCATTTAGAGATGAAGACCCGCATTGGGGTCGCTCCTACTATAGAATTGCAAACATAGATGTGGATGGTTCTGTGCAATACAGTAAAATAGTTACCGTAAACAAGGAACTAAAAGCAGTAAAAGTACACCCAAACCCTTCGGCTGGCTTATATACTGTAATGGCAAAAGGGAACAAGATTTCTACCATAACAGTGTCAGACCTTTCAGGAAAGGTTATGTATACAGTACACCCTAACGAGGCTTCCTTTACTGTTGATGTACAGGACATTCCTGCTGGGGTTTACTTAATGAAGGTGAGTTATGGTGGCTTACAAGAAGTTGTTAAAGTTGTAAAGCAATAA
- a CDS encoding T9SS type A sorting domain-containing protein, whose amino-acid sequence MLSNRCFLNIKIYMKSVTRLSIVNVKGSVVKSEVLLIESSFDINISSFSRGLYILKITSPVASGSYKFIKE is encoded by the coding sequence ATGCTCAGTAACCGTTGTTTCCTCAACATCAAAATCTATATGAAGAGCGTTACCCGGCTGAGCATAGTAAATGTTAAAGGAAGTGTTGTAAAAAGTGAAGTTCTTCTTATAGAAAGTTCTTTCGATATTAATATTTCAAGCTTTAGTAGAGGTTTGTACATTCTAAAAATTACCTCTCCTGTAGCTTCTGGCTCTTATAAATTTATTAAGGAATAG
- a CDS encoding M48 family metallopeptidase, producing MKSIFSVLLLAFLFSSSSSNKGDYSPLQCSGNIPSLFLNTIDNYVEVHEEAYKGYFGNDRDLEDLKEQLILGSAFTHNFYFSNGLLLFGDPVTNYLNKIKNRVLENEPELRDEVEVFTLKSGVVNAFCTFDGKIYVSLALIARAQSEGELAYMLSHEIAHYALKHSLEGLKVHKEVKELSKARSKLSLDDILKFKFRRSRAHEFEADSLGYIIFSKSPYSSASALDLFTCLANSHIPVGDKPFDQDFFNDEFLKVPSCFFLDDINEVVERGGYNDEYLTHPDLAKRKEKVGQFIAGSESGEKFLSPVDEFNDIRQKASFELVQRLLIGRNYGDAIFTAYNLLKEFPDSEYLHVCLAKALYGACVYKNMQKFHYANSSYFKSQGESQQVRYMLKHLTASQLNTLSLKTVIRMRNQFPDNRYLDILETALIEELVLTHDLSLQDFLDVDESEEFYDELFVQSKPDASFSKIRLRNHYKNFYLLGLASEKEDIIIKDKFRNAFKKRNEILERGALTYKERKKADKLEQKNIKKNGYGIRAKNILFFEPDYFKVEKQIKKSVESSQNDKAEILNMILPELKKFNKNIKYVSSVQLKHDDASYYNDYSTLASWIQERESHLKFTKMVPVNGEPMLNNERFSSYKYICTIDIVKLKKKAVGYVFFLYDKETGERVYYHVKRANKNLSTKKLAKLILEDFENIIN from the coding sequence GTGAAATCAATATTTTCAGTACTACTGCTGGCTTTTCTTTTTAGCTCTTCTTCCAGTAACAAAGGAGATTACAGCCCTCTTCAATGCTCAGGAAATATTCCATCTTTGTTTTTAAACACTATTGATAATTATGTCGAGGTTCACGAAGAAGCCTATAAAGGTTACTTTGGTAATGATAGAGATCTTGAAGATCTAAAAGAGCAGTTGATCTTGGGAAGTGCTTTTACGCATAACTTTTATTTTAGCAACGGCCTTCTTTTATTTGGTGACCCTGTGACAAATTACCTTAATAAGATTAAAAACAGGGTTCTTGAAAACGAGCCTGAGCTAAGAGATGAGGTAGAAGTTTTTACATTGAAATCAGGTGTTGTTAATGCTTTCTGTACTTTTGACGGTAAAATATATGTTTCGCTGGCCCTAATTGCCAGGGCTCAGTCTGAAGGAGAGCTGGCATATATGTTAAGCCATGAAATCGCCCACTATGCATTAAAGCATTCTTTAGAGGGCCTTAAGGTTCATAAGGAGGTTAAGGAGCTGAGCAAAGCCAGGAGTAAGCTGTCTCTTGATGATATCCTAAAGTTTAAGTTTCGCCGTAGTAGGGCTCATGAGTTTGAAGCCGATTCTTTAGGTTACATTATTTTCTCAAAATCACCCTATAGTTCAGCATCTGCTCTGGACTTATTTACATGTTTGGCCAATAGCCATATTCCTGTTGGAGATAAGCCTTTTGATCAAGATTTTTTTAATGACGAATTTTTAAAAGTCCCTAGCTGCTTTTTTTTAGATGATATTAACGAAGTAGTGGAGCGAGGTGGTTATAATGATGAGTATCTTACTCACCCAGATTTGGCCAAAAGAAAAGAAAAGGTTGGTCAATTTATAGCAGGTAGTGAATCTGGAGAGAAGTTTCTAAGCCCTGTCGACGAGTTTAATGACATAAGGCAAAAAGCCAGTTTTGAACTTGTGCAGAGGTTATTGATTGGAAGAAACTATGGCGACGCTATTTTCACGGCCTATAACCTCCTAAAAGAGTTTCCCGACAGTGAGTACCTCCATGTTTGTTTGGCAAAAGCTCTTTATGGTGCTTGTGTATATAAGAACATGCAGAAATTTCATTATGCGAATTCTTCATATTTCAAGTCTCAAGGAGAAAGCCAACAGGTCAGGTATATGTTGAAGCATTTGACGGCAAGTCAACTTAACACTCTTTCTTTAAAAACTGTCATTCGCATGCGCAACCAGTTTCCAGATAACAGGTACTTGGATATTTTGGAAACTGCCCTTATTGAAGAGCTGGTTTTGACACATGACTTATCCTTACAAGATTTTTTGGATGTGGATGAATCAGAAGAATTTTATGATGAGCTTTTTGTGCAATCAAAGCCAGATGCATCTTTTTCAAAGATCAGGTTAAGGAACCACTACAAAAACTTTTACCTATTGGGGCTGGCTTCTGAAAAAGAGGACATTATCATCAAAGATAAGTTTCGCAATGCCTTTAAAAAGAGAAATGAAATTTTGGAAAGAGGGGCTTTGACTTATAAAGAAAGGAAAAAAGCTGACAAGTTAGAGCAGAAGAATATAAAGAAGAATGGGTACGGGATCAGGGCTAAAAATATCTTATTTTTTGAACCCGACTATTTCAAGGTGGAAAAACAGATTAAAAAATCTGTGGAGTCTTCACAAAATGATAAAGCGGAAATTCTTAATATGATATTGCCAGAGCTGAAGAAGTTTAATAAAAACATTAAATATGTTAGCTCTGTTCAATTAAAGCATGATGATGCCTCTTACTACAATGACTATTCTACTTTAGCAAGCTGGATACAAGAACGCGAAAGCCATTTGAAGTTTACCAAAATGGTGCCTGTCAATGGAGAGCCAATGTTGAATAACGAGCGCTTTTCTTCATACAAATATATCTGTACAATCGACATTGTTAAGCTCAAAAAGAAAGCTGTGGGGTATGTCTTTTTCTTGTATGATAAAGAAACTGGAGAGCGTGTCTACTACCATGTCAAGAGAGCAAACAAAAACTTAAGTACCAAAAAGCTGGCAAAGCTTATCCTTGAGGACTTTGAAAACATAATCAACTAA